A window of Tautonia plasticadhaerens contains these coding sequences:
- a CDS encoding DUF3843 family protein, producing the protein MAKLLHRPEGRRGTLDGHLSRIHDGLVRAMVGAQKDFAHDTLGLPRPVLKALAASLVEFAEDIHCQVGIWSSLERHNREFFGTPLPFLTEPEVDAPPGAITPARVRHLLWVLYPQAIPDLIIAPEHVDLVRMAEVVAGFLGERFADLPTDSAVTQFLGTPNEYGWEVKRKLVWLSTRSYLFRYAFQRYAEEQGAEPTDIGIMDDFICQQCTEWSGLGALDILADVLDLPPERRADLLSWSERHNAVFEVRSGNKDRIEVRNLISGGTYHVRMNLERNPFPRGSYVLGSLVPWGGEWYWSGQQKTFKTLSAKEIDGLKEGYRKLPTIYYRYSPEDLAKARAMVREHYEEFVARHGKDWVVYPDGLAMAADWQKAAKEKFEALPPAKQKALLKRHGMTEYAPSFSLPPDLLEAEGGIGVYFNPDEGQEIVEGFDEVLSGLAKRGVDLEPDEAEAIRGWVLSDSISPGFVRRLAEQHGEESIKAAFLLFKHREGYALDYLLRRYKGRFYRPRYPTLTLVE; encoded by the coding sequence ATGGCCAAGCTGCTCCACCGACCCGAAGGCCGCCGAGGAACCCTGGACGGCCACCTCTCCCGCATCCACGACGGCCTGGTGAGGGCGATGGTCGGGGCCCAGAAGGACTTTGCCCACGACACGCTGGGGTTGCCCAGGCCGGTCCTCAAGGCGCTGGCGGCGAGCCTGGTCGAGTTCGCCGAGGACATCCACTGCCAGGTCGGCATCTGGAGTAGCCTGGAGCGGCACAACCGGGAGTTCTTCGGCACGCCGCTGCCCTTCCTCACGGAGCCGGAGGTCGATGCCCCGCCGGGCGCGATCACGCCGGCCCGGGTCCGGCACCTCCTCTGGGTCCTCTACCCGCAGGCCATCCCCGACCTGATCATCGCCCCCGAGCACGTCGATCTGGTCCGCATGGCCGAGGTCGTCGCCGGGTTCCTGGGGGAACGGTTCGCCGACCTGCCGACGGACTCGGCCGTGACGCAGTTCCTCGGGACGCCCAACGAGTACGGCTGGGAGGTCAAGCGGAAGCTGGTCTGGCTGAGCACCCGGTCGTACCTCTTCCGCTACGCCTTCCAGCGCTACGCCGAGGAGCAGGGTGCCGAGCCCACGGACATCGGCATCATGGACGACTTCATCTGCCAGCAATGCACCGAATGGTCGGGGCTGGGGGCGCTGGACATCCTCGCCGACGTGCTCGACCTGCCCCCGGAACGGCGCGCCGACCTGCTCTCCTGGTCCGAGCGGCACAACGCCGTCTTCGAGGTGCGCTCGGGCAACAAGGACCGGATCGAGGTCCGGAACCTGATCAGCGGCGGCACCTACCACGTCCGCATGAACCTGGAGCGGAACCCGTTCCCCCGGGGCAGCTACGTCCTCGGCAGCCTGGTCCCCTGGGGCGGGGAATGGTACTGGTCCGGGCAGCAGAAGACCTTCAAGACGTTGAGCGCCAAGGAGATCGACGGGCTGAAGGAGGGCTATCGCAAGCTGCCGACCATCTACTACCGCTACAGCCCGGAGGACCTGGCGAAGGCGCGGGCCATGGTGCGCGAGCACTACGAGGAGTTCGTGGCCCGCCACGGCAAGGACTGGGTGGTCTACCCCGACGGGCTGGCGATGGCCGCCGACTGGCAGAAGGCGGCGAAGGAGAAGTTCGAGGCGTTGCCGCCCGCCAAGCAAAAAGCGCTGCTGAAGCGGCACGGGATGACGGAGTACGCACCCAGCTTCAGCCTGCCGCCGGACCTGCTGGAGGCCGAGGGCGGCATCGGGGTCTACTTCAACCCCGACGAAGGACAGGAGATCGTGGAGGGCTTCGACGAAGTGCTCTCGGGGCTGGCGAAGCGGGGCGTGGACCTGGAACCCGACGAGGCGGAAGCCATCAGGGGATGGGTCCTGAGCGATTCCATCAGCCCGGGGTTCGTGCGGCGGCTGGCCGAGCAGCACGGGGAGGAGTCGATCAAGGCGGCATTCCTGCTGTTCAAGCACCGGGAGGGCTACGCCCTGGACTACCTGCTGCGGCGGTACAAGGGGCGGTTCTACCGACCGAGGTATCCGACCCTGACGCTGGTGGAGTGA
- a CDS encoding sensor histidine kinase, with protein MEGLIDRSGEGLKRIQGIVKDLRDFARLDSGGLCEIDPNDCLRSTVNIIAGRAEQQGVEVALDLAPLPPITCDPGKVNQVLLNLLTNALDACPDGGKITLRTRAVAGGVEIHVIDTGHGIDPAIRDKVFDPFFTTKPVGKGTGLGLSISYGIVREHGGEIAVESVPGQGTRFTVSLPSAPRGAVPPPNRAIPMSKYKRT; from the coding sequence GTGGAGGGGCTGATCGACCGCTCCGGGGAGGGGCTCAAGCGGATTCAGGGGATCGTCAAGGACCTCCGGGACTTCGCCCGATTGGATTCGGGGGGGCTGTGCGAGATCGACCCGAACGACTGCCTGCGCTCGACCGTGAACATCATCGCCGGTCGTGCCGAGCAGCAGGGGGTGGAGGTGGCGCTGGACCTGGCCCCGTTGCCGCCGATCACCTGCGATCCGGGCAAGGTCAACCAAGTCCTGCTCAACCTGCTGACCAACGCCCTGGATGCCTGTCCCGATGGGGGCAAGATTACCCTGCGGACCCGGGCCGTCGCCGGGGGCGTGGAGATTCATGTCATCGACACCGGCCACGGCATCGACCCGGCCATCCGGGACAAGGTGTTCGACCCGTTCTTCACGACCAAGCCGGTCGGCAAGGGGACGGGGCTGGGGCTGAGCATCAGCTATGGGATCGTGCGGGAGCACGGCGGCGAGATCGCCGTCGAGTCGGTCCCGGGTCAGGGGACGCGCTTCACCGTCTCCCTGCCCTCGGCACCCCGGGGGGCGGTCCCGCCACCGAACCGGGCGATCCCAATGAGCAAATACAAGCGTACTTGA
- a CDS encoding PAS domain S-box protein, which produces MAERKRAHEELDRFFRLSLDMLCIAGFDGYFKRLNPAWQRTLGFTVEELLAEPFLGFVNPEDREATLAEVRRLSSGDDTIAFENRYRCKDESYKWILWNSTPFLHEGLIVAVAHDITDRKRAEDQLRTQNLRLQEVARSERQAHEALKQAEVQLVQAEKLTALGQMVAGVAHEINNPLAYISNNIAVLRRDFGDLRELLRLYQGAEAMVAERCP; this is translated from the coding sequence ATCGCCGAGCGGAAGCGCGCCCATGAGGAACTGGACCGCTTCTTCCGGCTCTCGCTCGACATGCTCTGCATCGCCGGGTTCGACGGCTATTTCAAGCGGCTGAACCCGGCCTGGCAACGCACGCTGGGCTTCACGGTCGAGGAACTGCTGGCCGAGCCGTTCCTGGGCTTCGTCAATCCCGAGGACCGTGAGGCGACCCTGGCCGAGGTCCGGAGGCTCTCGTCGGGCGACGACACCATCGCCTTCGAGAACCGGTACCGCTGCAAGGACGAGTCGTACAAGTGGATTCTGTGGAACTCGACCCCGTTCCTCCACGAGGGACTGATCGTCGCCGTGGCGCACGACATCACCGACCGGAAGCGGGCCGAGGACCAACTGCGGACCCAGAACCTCCGCTTGCAGGAGGTCGCCCGCTCGGAGCGTCAGGCCCACGAGGCGCTGAAGCAGGCCGAGGTCCAGTTGGTGCAGGCCGAGAAGCTCACGGCGCTGGGCCAGATGGTGGCCGGGGTCGCCCACGAGATCAACAACCCCCTGGCCTACATCAGCAACAACATCGCCGTGCTCCGGCGCGACTTCGGCGACCTGCGCGAATTGCTGCGGCTGTATCAGGGGGCCGAGGCCATGGTCGCCGAGCGGTGCCCCTAA
- a CDS encoding phage NrS-1 polymerase family protein translates to MGALPLGDVPEDADDDSVLPDGSTKPWAAALLRTLDCYAEYSPSGTGLKAFFLGSLEGLLGAFPWVGDVAKLRKKKAYHDGAVEFYGEGTARFFTVTGQRWEGSSDDVGDRQEAFTEVYGLVFAEELEAARRRVERQTEDADPVSPAFSPPDDLDVDDQELLEAAFAAANGSVIKALWEGRWEGTYASHSDADLALLGFLAFWTGPRPDRLDRLFRASGLCVGDRLAKWERLGEATIAKVLGAQQASYDWEAHRGRESRNRAEQERQRRLEEMFRGDVPPEVHGHERIGPEPEDGPDGDRTGSQASPPADPLLDQLRAWKVPVARVRVKDGWTNYLLDHCLFDRTHPTARFYRHEDGASGYRCEACGKKSLAAIRGHLEGNGSPSARQGIAPEQRRRLIIESCLDWDRFDGLAAEAAVRYAAAPWIAMGQEGVLVGPPKAGKTTLCADLGTALLTGTRWLGSVPTRRMNLLVLDYENPVPYIHDKLRRSMAARGGDWAEANGLFHYFDPRRIRELLAPLTYDDMMALIEHAARGSGCDEGLVLIDTARPAFNGLFEDDANWENNSAQVRKALEGPMRAARRSGWAVLVIHHTNKAGKIAGNQDWLGAVDYMIGYERELGAPLSTIRFFGRPIGEPPAPLQYTLRGGLLVDASLKTDEERLEDLLARDGSSAPDRHATWIDQARHLLPVGRENAVKAGAFAQQLQGSLKDAEGRAISRTEARSLVDEMLDRRYCDSEPERNWVWLWLEPGQYAAENRQADLAG, encoded by the coding sequence ATGGGCGCGCTTCCGCTCGGCGATGTCCCGGAAGACGCAGACGACGACAGCGTCCTGCCAGACGGCTCGACCAAGCCCTGGGCAGCAGCGTTGCTCCGGACGCTCGACTGCTACGCCGAGTATAGCCCCAGCGGCACGGGACTGAAGGCGTTCTTCCTCGGCTCCTTGGAGGGATTGCTGGGGGCGTTCCCCTGGGTCGGCGACGTGGCCAAGCTCCGCAAGAAGAAGGCGTACCACGACGGGGCGGTCGAGTTCTACGGCGAGGGGACGGCCCGGTTCTTCACCGTCACCGGGCAGCGCTGGGAGGGCTCCTCCGATGATGTCGGCGACCGGCAGGAGGCGTTCACCGAGGTCTACGGGCTCGTCTTCGCCGAGGAACTGGAGGCTGCCCGTCGGCGGGTCGAGCGACAGACCGAAGATGCCGATCCGGTCTCCCCCGCATTCTCCCCGCCCGATGACCTCGACGTGGACGACCAAGAACTCCTGGAGGCTGCGTTCGCCGCCGCCAACGGGTCAGTGATCAAGGCCCTCTGGGAGGGCCGGTGGGAGGGGACGTACGCCTCGCACAGCGATGCCGACCTCGCCCTGCTGGGCTTCCTGGCCTTCTGGACCGGCCCCCGACCCGATCGGCTCGATCGGCTGTTCCGGGCCTCCGGGCTCTGCGTCGGGGACCGCCTGGCCAAGTGGGAACGCCTCGGGGAGGCGACCATCGCCAAGGTCCTCGGGGCCCAGCAGGCGTCCTACGACTGGGAAGCCCACCGGGGACGAGAGTCCCGAAACCGTGCCGAGCAGGAGCGGCAACGCCGGCTGGAGGAGATGTTCCGGGGCGATGTCCCCCCGGAAGTCCACGGCCACGAGCGGATCGGCCCCGAGCCGGAGGACGGCCCGGACGGCGACCGAACGGGGTCGCAGGCGAGTCCCCCCGCCGACCCGCTCCTCGACCAACTCCGGGCCTGGAAGGTCCCGGTCGCCCGGGTGCGTGTGAAGGACGGCTGGACCAACTATCTCCTCGACCACTGCCTCTTCGACCGGACTCACCCGACGGCCCGCTTCTACCGCCACGAGGACGGGGCCAGCGGCTACAGGTGCGAGGCGTGCGGCAAGAAGTCGCTGGCGGCGATCCGGGGGCACCTCGAAGGCAACGGCTCCCCGTCGGCACGACAAGGCATCGCCCCGGAGCAGCGCAGGCGGCTGATCATCGAGTCCTGCCTCGACTGGGATCGCTTCGACGGCCTGGCCGCCGAGGCCGCCGTCCGCTACGCCGCCGCGCCCTGGATCGCCATGGGCCAGGAGGGCGTCCTGGTCGGCCCGCCCAAGGCCGGCAAGACCACCCTCTGCGCCGACCTGGGCACCGCCCTGCTGACCGGGACCCGCTGGCTCGGCAGCGTCCCGACCCGGCGGATGAACCTGCTGGTCCTCGACTACGAGAACCCGGTCCCGTACATCCACGACAAGCTGCGTAGGTCGATGGCGGCACGGGGCGGCGACTGGGCCGAGGCCAACGGCCTGTTCCACTACTTCGACCCCCGCCGCATCCGGGAACTGCTGGCGCCGCTGACCTACGACGACATGATGGCCCTGATCGAGCACGCCGCCCGGGGCTCGGGGTGCGACGAGGGCCTGGTGCTGATCGACACGGCCCGGCCCGCCTTCAACGGCCTGTTCGAGGACGACGCGAACTGGGAGAACAACAGTGCCCAGGTCCGCAAGGCGTTGGAAGGCCCGATGCGGGCGGCCCGGCGCTCGGGCTGGGCGGTCCTGGTGATCCACCACACGAACAAGGCGGGCAAGATCGCCGGCAACCAGGACTGGCTGGGGGCGGTGGACTACATGATCGGGTACGAGCGGGAGTTGGGGGCCCCGCTCTCGACGATCCGGTTCTTCGGGCGGCCGATCGGCGAGCCGCCCGCGCCGCTCCAGTACACGCTGCGGGGCGGCCTGCTGGTGGACGCGAGTCTCAAGACGGACGAGGAGCGGCTGGAGGACCTCTTGGCCCGGGATGGGTCATCGGCCCCGGATCGGCACGCGACCTGGATCGACCAGGCCCGGCACCTGCTGCCGGTAGGCCGGGAGAACGCCGTGAAGGCCGGGGCCTTCGCCCAGCAGCTTCAGGGGTCGCTCAAGGATGCCGAGGGCCGTGCGATCAGCCGGACGGAGGCACGGAGCCTGGTGGACGAGATGCTCGATCGCAGGTATTGCGACTCGGAGCCGGAGCGGAACTGGGTCTGGCTGTGGCTGGAGCCGGGGCAGTATGCCGCCGAGAACCGACAGGCCGACCTCGCCGGATGA
- a CDS encoding SEC-C metal-binding domain-containing protein, whose translation MLTPDRIKPFLLHEDPEVREAAVAYFGDCWSRDPDIVPMVLEACDRFGTEGDVRALSLGHRFALTEETLDVVLGHLARARDPGSIRHLNRVIVQAPGDLLAAREAVIQGNPHFDRALVPRLQRRRDLASWTGEKLWEELRDFARRSEDKHHVGEIDLAYADDLIDALAPRDVPDGDTIYRLLKSLEPEEGWLEIFLVDLAGTRRLREAVPVLVDKFRIDTDYLLECSQEALGLIGDPEASRLIRSALPGADFHFKLYAATVLGKIKHPDSEEAILALLEAEEDPTIRTSLCRGLCRLFSGRGVEVVRREIAGGYDTWYASLEEALLPVVKVLGIELPEAEQWEEERARKRRMQEEQRAEMAELDRRYRALKARGIDPFARLKGAMAKAEEPVEPRPSVTAPIQRAERRVGRNDPCPCGSGKKFKKCCGRASG comes from the coding sequence TTGCTGACTCCAGACCGGATCAAGCCCTTCTTGCTGCACGAGGACCCCGAGGTCCGTGAGGCCGCCGTCGCCTACTTCGGCGACTGCTGGTCCCGGGACCCCGATATCGTGCCGATGGTCCTCGAAGCCTGCGACCGCTTCGGCACCGAGGGCGACGTTCGGGCGCTCTCGCTCGGCCACCGCTTCGCCCTGACCGAAGAGACGCTCGATGTCGTCCTGGGCCACCTCGCTCGGGCCAGAGACCCGGGCTCGATCCGCCACCTCAACCGGGTGATCGTTCAGGCACCCGGCGACTTGCTGGCCGCCAGGGAGGCGGTGATCCAGGGCAATCCCCACTTCGATCGGGCCCTGGTCCCCCGCCTGCAACGCCGCCGTGACCTGGCGTCCTGGACCGGGGAGAAGCTCTGGGAGGAACTCCGGGACTTCGCCCGCCGCTCCGAGGACAAGCACCATGTCGGGGAGATCGACCTTGCCTACGCCGACGACCTGATCGACGCCCTGGCCCCCCGGGACGTGCCCGACGGCGACACCATCTACCGGCTGCTGAAGTCCCTGGAGCCGGAGGAGGGCTGGCTCGAAATCTTCCTGGTCGATCTGGCCGGGACGAGGCGGCTCCGGGAGGCGGTGCCCGTATTGGTGGACAAGTTCCGCATCGACACCGACTACCTGCTGGAATGCAGCCAGGAGGCGCTGGGCCTCATCGGCGACCCCGAGGCATCCCGGCTGATCCGGTCGGCCCTGCCGGGTGCCGACTTCCACTTCAAGCTCTATGCGGCGACCGTCCTGGGCAAGATCAAGCACCCGGACTCGGAGGAGGCGATCCTCGCCCTGCTGGAGGCCGAGGAGGACCCGACGATCCGCACGAGCCTGTGCCGGGGGCTCTGCCGGCTGTTCTCGGGGCGGGGCGTCGAGGTGGTACGGCGGGAGATTGCCGGGGGCTACGACACCTGGTACGCCAGCCTGGAGGAGGCGTTGCTGCCGGTCGTCAAGGTGTTAGGGATCGAGTTGCCGGAGGCCGAGCAGTGGGAGGAGGAGCGGGCGCGGAAGCGTCGGATGCAGGAGGAGCAGCGTGCCGAGATGGCGGAACTGGATCGGCGGTATCGAGCCCTGAAGGCCCGGGGGATCGACCCGTTCGCCCGGCTGAAAGGGGCCATGGCCAAGGCCGAGGAGCCGGTGGAGCCCAGGCCGAGCGTGACGGCACCGATTCAGCGAGCCGAGCGGCGGGTGGGCCGCAACGACCCCTGCCCCTGCGGCAGCGGCAAGAAGTTCAAGAAGTGCTGCGGTCGGGCGTCGGGATGA
- a CDS encoding alpha/beta fold hydrolase — protein MATGAVSPTDSYRRGAVDLPGVALHYVECGAGPHAVVLLHGYTDSWRSFRLTLPGLAPACRCLALDQRGHGQSRYDGEDLSPAAFAGDVVALLDRMGIASATLVGHSMGSFIARRVALARPDRVERLVLVGSGLRVDNPAVREVEAGVAQFDGSASRPFVEEFQSSCVFDLGSVPAPFFEECVDASAGVPPRVWRAALAGMLDDDDRHLLGRIGQPTLVIGGREDGIFGREEQEELARSLPEGRLLLYDRCGHSPHWEQPGRFVEDVLRFLRETA, from the coding sequence ATGGCGACAGGGGCCGTCTCCCCGACCGACTCATACCGCAGAGGGGCCGTCGATCTGCCCGGCGTGGCCCTGCATTACGTCGAGTGCGGGGCCGGGCCGCACGCCGTCGTCCTGCTGCACGGCTACACCGACTCGTGGCGGTCCTTCCGGTTGACCCTGCCCGGCCTGGCCCCGGCGTGCCGCTGCCTGGCCCTCGACCAGCGCGGGCACGGCCAGTCCCGCTACGACGGGGAGGACCTCTCCCCGGCGGCGTTCGCAGGCGATGTGGTCGCCCTCCTGGACCGGATGGGGATCGCGTCGGCGACCCTGGTCGGCCACTCGATGGGCAGCTTCATCGCCCGGCGGGTCGCCCTGGCGCGGCCCGATCGGGTCGAGCGGCTGGTCCTCGTCGGCTCCGGCCTGCGGGTGGACAACCCGGCGGTCCGGGAGGTCGAGGCCGGCGTGGCGCAGTTCGACGGGTCGGCCTCCCGGCCCTTCGTCGAGGAGTTCCAGTCGTCCTGCGTTTTCGACCTCGGCTCCGTACCGGCACCCTTCTTCGAGGAGTGCGTCGATGCGAGTGCCGGGGTCCCTCCCCGGGTCTGGAGGGCGGCACTCGCCGGGATGCTGGACGACGACGACCGGCACCTCCTGGGGCGGATCGGCCAGCCGACCCTGGTCATCGGCGGCCGGGAGGACGGCATCTTCGGCCGGGAGGAGCAGGAGGAACTGGCCAGGTCGCTGCCGGAAGGCCGCCTGCTGCTCTACGATCGCTGCGGGCACTCGCCGCACTGGGAGCAGCCGGGGCGGTTTGTGGAGGACGTGCTCCGGTTCCTTCGGGAGACCGCCTGA
- a CDS encoding DNA-3-methyladenine glycosylase I, with protein sequence MHVSRCDWARNDLAIRYHDEEWGVPTHDDRRWFEFLVLEGAQAGLSWDTILKKRDRYRVVFDGFAPEVVARYDGAKIDALLADPGIVRNRQKVQAAVRNAVAFLKVQEEFGSFDDYIWRFASGSPIRNAWRSISEVPARTEQSDALSKDLKRRGFTFVGTTICYALMQATGLVNDHLVGCFRHAEVVGHPSGR encoded by the coding sequence ATGCACGTGAGCCGCTGCGACTGGGCCAGGAACGACCTGGCGATCCGCTACCACGACGAGGAGTGGGGCGTGCCCACCCACGACGACCGGAGGTGGTTCGAGTTCCTGGTCCTCGAAGGCGCCCAGGCCGGGCTGAGTTGGGACACCATCCTCAAGAAGCGGGATCGTTACCGGGTCGTCTTCGATGGCTTCGCCCCGGAGGTCGTCGCCCGTTACGACGGGGCGAAGATCGATGCCCTGCTCGCCGACCCGGGCATCGTCCGCAACCGCCAGAAGGTCCAAGCCGCCGTCAGGAACGCCGTAGCCTTCCTGAAGGTCCAGGAGGAGTTCGGCAGCTTCGACGACTACATCTGGCGGTTCGCCAGCGGGAGCCCGATCCGCAACGCCTGGCGGTCGATCTCGGAGGTGCCGGCCCGCACCGAGCAGTCCGATGCCCTGAGCAAGGACCTGAAGCGGCGGGGGTTCACCTTCGTCGGCACGACGATCTGCTACGCCCTGATGCAGGCCACCGGCCTGGTCAACGACCACCTCGTCGGCTGCTTCCGGCACGCCGAGGTCGTCGGCCATCCGTCTGGCCGGTGA
- a CDS encoding dienelactone hydrolase family protein, translating to MPRSPILLPALTCMLLAGPAAAQEADPNRERLEQSPRHHEFVRIDTEAGRSVRALVVYPEVDRPVPAVVVIHENRGLTDFERGVADELAESGYVAIAPDLLSQTGPNDGDTDSFASGDAAREGIYQLPPEQVTADLDAVVAYGRSLEATTDKVAVAGFCWGGGQAFRHATDKPEVAATFVFYGTAPEKEAMKEIGSPVYGFYGGDDFRITGQVPEVKQAMEAAGKVYEPVVYEGAGHGFVRAGAMPDADEANRRAREQAWERWKELLGKL from the coding sequence ATGCCCCGATCCCCCATCCTGCTTCCCGCCCTGACCTGCATGCTCCTCGCCGGCCCGGCCGCCGCCCAGGAGGCCGACCCGAACCGGGAACGCCTGGAGCAGTCGCCCCGCCACCACGAGTTCGTCCGCATCGACACCGAGGCGGGCCGCTCGGTCCGCGCCCTGGTCGTCTACCCGGAGGTCGATCGCCCGGTGCCCGCCGTGGTCGTCATCCACGAGAACCGGGGCCTGACCGACTTCGAGCGGGGCGTGGCCGACGAGCTTGCCGAGTCCGGCTACGTCGCCATCGCCCCCGACCTCCTGAGCCAGACCGGCCCGAACGACGGCGACACCGACAGTTTCGCGTCCGGCGATGCGGCCCGGGAGGGCATCTACCAACTTCCCCCCGAGCAAGTGACCGCCGACCTGGACGCCGTGGTGGCCTATGGCCGCTCGCTGGAGGCCACGACGGACAAGGTGGCCGTGGCCGGCTTCTGCTGGGGCGGCGGGCAGGCGTTCCGCCATGCCACGGACAAACCCGAGGTGGCCGCCACGTTCGTCTTCTACGGCACCGCCCCGGAGAAAGAGGCCATGAAGGAGATCGGTTCTCCGGTCTACGGCTTCTACGGCGGCGACGACTTCCGGATCACCGGCCAGGTGCCGGAGGTCAAGCAGGCGATGGAGGCGGCCGGCAAGGTCTACGAGCCGGTGGTCTACGAGGGGGCCGGGCACGGCTTCGTCCGAGCCGGGGCCATGCCGGATGCCGACGAGGCCAACCGGCGTGCCCGTGAACAGGCTTGGGAGCGCTGGAAGGAACTGCTCGGCAAGCTCTGA
- a CDS encoding 3-keto-disaccharide hydrolase has translation MKPLSLSLLLSALVSGPVLADEADRGPTHPEFPAEGFQVIYDGSDLDEIETEGNWKIREDGSLVLVPRPGEEGWERYGSYLWLPGEYKDFVVDLDFKYEEGGNSGLYFRISDESDATAHGWEVQILDNYGQDTPLTNHDMGGVIGTSPPLENASLEPGEWNQMTVELVGTWLKVLLNGTLVQDFDLEEKKPADKELADEGRIAIQDHGQPFSVRNIQVKRLD, from the coding sequence ATGAAGCCGCTCAGCCTCTCCCTTCTTCTCTCCGCGCTCGTGTCCGGCCCCGTCCTCGCCGACGAGGCCGATCGGGGACCGACCCACCCCGAGTTCCCCGCCGAGGGGTTCCAGGTCATCTACGACGGCAGCGACCTCGACGAGATCGAGACCGAGGGGAACTGGAAGATTCGTGAGGACGGCTCGCTCGTCCTCGTCCCCCGCCCGGGTGAGGAGGGGTGGGAACGCTACGGCTCCTACCTGTGGCTGCCCGGCGAATACAAGGACTTCGTGGTCGATCTCGACTTCAAGTACGAGGAGGGCGGCAACTCCGGCCTCTACTTCCGGATCAGCGACGAGTCCGATGCCACCGCCCACGGCTGGGAGGTCCAGATATTGGACAACTACGGGCAGGACACGCCCCTGACCAATCACGACATGGGCGGCGTCATCGGCACCTCGCCCCCGCTGGAGAACGCCAGCCTAGAGCCGGGCGAGTGGAACCAGATGACCGTCGAACTCGTCGGCACCTGGCTGAAGGTCCTGCTCAACGGCACGCTCGTCCAGGACTTCGACCTGGAGGAGAAGAAGCCCGCCGACAAGGAACTCGCCGACGAGGGCCGGATCGCGATCCAGGACCACGGGCAGCCCTTCTCGGTCCGGAACATCCAGGTGAAGCGGCTCGATTGA
- the trhA gene encoding PAQR family membrane homeostasis protein TrhA, producing the protein MDFFDPREPASTWTHGAGFVLAVLGLLLLWRRSGGDPARRLALTIYGLCLAFCYAASTLNHGIDLPADRLAVWGRLDHIGIFLLIAGTYTPLAWGLMRGRWRWGTLASVWAVAAGTSALLALGLRMPIPLATGLYLGMGWGGIICYVELARVVSHRALRPLVIGGLSYSVGAVLNLLGWPVLWPGHFGAHELFHLFVIAGSLAHFHLVLTLVVPSGPGPRGVSHDLGAGVTTSASACPATPAHRHLTQAPEPSR; encoded by the coding sequence ATGGACTTCTTCGACCCGCGCGAGCCGGCGAGCACCTGGACCCACGGCGCCGGATTCGTGCTGGCGGTGCTCGGCCTCCTGCTGCTCTGGCGGCGCAGCGGCGGCGACCCGGCCCGGCGGCTGGCCCTGACGATCTACGGCCTGTGCCTGGCCTTCTGCTATGCCGCCAGCACCCTCAACCACGGCATCGACCTGCCGGCGGATCGGCTCGCCGTCTGGGGCCGCCTGGACCACATCGGCATCTTCCTGCTGATCGCCGGTACCTACACGCCGCTGGCCTGGGGCCTGATGCGGGGCCGCTGGCGCTGGGGCACCCTGGCGAGCGTCTGGGCCGTCGCCGCCGGCACCTCGGCGCTGCTGGCCCTGGGGCTGCGGATGCCGATCCCGCTGGCCACCGGGCTGTACCTGGGGATGGGCTGGGGCGGCATCATCTGCTATGTCGAACTCGCCCGGGTCGTGTCGCACCGCGCCCTGCGACCGCTGGTCATCGGCGGCCTGTCCTACAGCGTGGGGGCGGTGCTCAACCTGCTCGGCTGGCCGGTGCTATGGCCGGGGCACTTCGGGGCCCACGAGTTGTTCCACCTGTTCGTGATCGCCGGCAGCCTGGCCCACTTCCATCTGGTCCTGACGCTGGTCGTGCCGTCCGGGCCGGGTCCTCGGGGAGTCTCGCATGATCTGGGTGCCGGGGTCACGACCTCGGCATCCGCTTGCCCCGCCACACCGGCTCACCGACACCTGACTCAGGCCCCGGAGCCCAGCCGATGA
- a CDS encoding RNA recognition motif domain-containing protein, with the protein MGKKLYVGNLTYGVSSSDLEQLFSQFGTVQSAQVIEDRETGRSKGFGFVEMDTEAQAQAAIDGLNDREHDGRRLTVNEAKPREDRGGGGGGGYGGGRGRGGGGGYGGGGGYGGGGGRY; encoded by the coding sequence GTGGGCAAGAAGCTATACGTCGGCAACCTGACCTACGGGGTCAGCAGTTCGGACCTGGAGCAGTTGTTCTCGCAGTTCGGCACCGTGCAGAGCGCCCAGGTGATCGAAGACCGGGAGACGGGCCGCAGCAAGGGCTTCGGCTTCGTGGAGATGGACACCGAGGCCCAGGCCCAGGCCGCCATCGACGGCCTCAACGACCGGGAGCACGACGGGCGTCGGCTGACGGTCAACGAGGCCAAGCCCCGTGAGGATCGTGGCGGTGGCGGTGGCGGCGGCTACGGCGGTGGGCGTGGCCGAGGGGGTGGCGGCGGCTACGGCGGCGGCGGCGGTTATGGGGGCGGTGGCGGGCGATATTGA